From one Thamnophis elegans isolate rThaEle1 chromosome 9, rThaEle1.pri, whole genome shotgun sequence genomic stretch:
- the DDRGK1 gene encoding DDRGK domain-containing protein 1 codes for VLSVNRPLRPGLQATEHLGSWSPTLGLGKAGPTAFLCTRSIKPSSPQEEELKKAKEEEERREYEEYLKLKESFVVEEEGVDETLTEEQSQSFVSELLNYIKNSKVVLLEDLASHLGLRTQDAINRVQDLMADGTLTGVIDDRGKFIYITPEELMAVAEFIRRRGRVSITELAQESNSLINLEAEAGFLSKGVA; via the exons gttttgtcggtgaaccggcctTTAAGGCCTGGCCTTCAAGCCACTGAGCATcttgggagttggagtccaaccTTGGGGTTGGGAAAGGCTGGTCCAACAGCCTTTTTATGTACGAGAAGCATAAAACCCTCCTCTCCACaggaagaagagctgaagaaggccaaggaggaggaggagcggcgGGAATACGAGGAATACCTCAAGCTGAAGGAGAGCTTTGTGGTGGAAGAAGAAGGCGTAGATGAAACCCTGACGGAGGAGCAG TCACAAAGTTTTGTATCTGAGCTTCTCAATTACATTAAG AATTCCAAAGTGGTCCTTTTGGAAGACCTGGCTTCTCACCTGGGACTCAGGACGCAG GATGCCATCAACAGAGTGCAAGACCTGATGGCAGACGGCACGCTCACAG GGGTGATCGACGACCGGGGCAAATTCATCTACATCACCCCTGAAGAGTTGATGGCCGTGGCCGAATTCATCCGCCGTCGAGGCCGCGTCTCGATTACGGAGCTGGCTCAAGAAAGCAACTCTCTCATCAACCTGGAGGCGGAGGCCGGCTTTCTTAGCAAAGGGGTGGCCTGA
- the LOC116512982 gene encoding uncharacterized protein LOC116512982 isoform X1: MLHSSNRPSEPPADLSLPEAYHMLAALMQFPAMFLLSLAIYMRNWVCLKPDNSLPGPQPFALYTFGLPYRLDTSRNTSEYFFQTDRHPLRLIAIMVCYLSLFFGVTAFLLDCLGLPVLERHRSTLVSSFHIFSGISTLVLVAICVWCFEKVSQWFMEPDRKEYAMFVQFGESFYIGLLAFSCAIWAGTFALCALRLSSKLKSASKAPDTKE; this comes from the exons ATGCTGCACTCCTCCAACCGTCCGTCGGAGCCCCCAGCGGACCTTTCGCTGCCTGAGGCCTACCACATGCTGGCCGCCCTGATGCAGTTCCCCGCGATGTTCCTCCTCTCGCTGGCCATCTATATGCGGAACTGGGTCTGTCTGAAGCCCGATAACAGCCTCCCCGGACCCCAGCCCTTCGCCCTCTACACCTTCGGGCTGCCCTACAGGTTGGACACCTCGCGGAACACCTCCG aatattttttccagacGGACCGACATCCCCTCAGGCTGATCGCGATCATGGTTTGCTACCTGAGCCTGTTCTTTGGCGTCACAGCCTTCCTCCTGGACTGCCTGGGCCTCCCGGTGCTGGAGAGGCATCGATCCACGCTGGTCTCTTCCTTCCATATCTTCTCAG GGATCTCCACCCTGGTGCTGGTAGCGATCTGCGTTTGGTGCTTTGAGAAGGTGAGCCAATGGTTCATGGAACCCGACCGGAAGGAGTACGCCATGTTCGTTCAGTTTGGGGAGAGTTTCTACATCGGCTTGTTGGCCTTCAGCTGTGCCATCTGGGCTGGGACCTTTGCCCTGTGCGCCCTCAGGCTGAGCTCGAAGCTGAAGtcagccagcaaagctcccgACACAAAGGAATAG
- the LOC116512982 gene encoding uncharacterized protein LOC116512982 isoform X2 → MLHSSNRPSEPPADLSLPEAYHMLAALMQFPAMFLLSLAIYMRNWVCLKPDNSLPGPQPFALYTFGLPYRLDTSRNTSEYFFQTDRHPLRLIAIMVCYLSLFFGVTAFLLDCLGLPVLERHRSTLVSSFHIFSGISTLVLVAICVWCFEKS, encoded by the exons ATGCTGCACTCCTCCAACCGTCCGTCGGAGCCCCCAGCGGACCTTTCGCTGCCTGAGGCCTACCACATGCTGGCCGCCCTGATGCAGTTCCCCGCGATGTTCCTCCTCTCGCTGGCCATCTATATGCGGAACTGGGTCTGTCTGAAGCCCGATAACAGCCTCCCCGGACCCCAGCCCTTCGCCCTCTACACCTTCGGGCTGCCCTACAGGTTGGACACCTCGCGGAACACCTCCG aatattttttccagacGGACCGACATCCCCTCAGGCTGATCGCGATCATGGTTTGCTACCTGAGCCTGTTCTTTGGCGTCACAGCCTTCCTCCTGGACTGCCTGGGCCTCCCGGTGCTGGAGAGGCATCGATCCACGCTGGTCTCTTCCTTCCATATCTTCTCAG GGATCTCCACCCTGGTGCTGGTAGCGATCTGCGTTTGGTGCTTTGAGAAG TCCTGA